Proteins found in one Desulfomonile tiedjei genomic segment:
- a CDS encoding 2-hydroxyglutaryl-CoA dehydratase — protein MDYYAGIDVGSLTTDVVIIDANEKIVGCSVVPTEANSTQAAEEALSQALRQAGIDRNRIKCTVGTGYGRISLPFADKGVTEISCHAMGSHRLFPEISTVIDIGGQDSKVIRVGKNGKVLDFAMNDKCAAGTGRFLEVMASKLGVSLDEMGNLSLMAKGMAGISSVCTVFAESEVVSLVAKNHPKDEIIKGLHCAIVNRVWSMFMSVAAGGKVTMTGGVAKNRGVVALFEEKAGSPILIHEDPQIVGAFGAALFAKRG, from the coding sequence TTGGACTACTACGCGGGCATTGACGTAGGTTCCCTTACCACGGACGTGGTCATCATCGACGCCAACGAAAAGATCGTAGGCTGCTCCGTTGTCCCGACTGAGGCAAACAGCACTCAAGCTGCTGAGGAAGCCCTCTCGCAGGCCCTCCGTCAAGCAGGCATAGATCGAAACCGGATAAAATGCACGGTCGGCACCGGCTATGGTCGAATCTCTCTGCCTTTTGCCGACAAAGGGGTTACTGAGATCTCATGCCACGCAATGGGGTCCCATAGACTGTTCCCCGAAATATCCACGGTCATTGACATCGGGGGACAGGATTCCAAGGTCATCCGTGTGGGCAAGAACGGAAAGGTCCTGGATTTTGCCATGAATGACAAATGCGCAGCCGGCACGGGGCGTTTCTTGGAGGTAATGGCTTCGAAATTGGGAGTCAGTCTGGATGAAATGGGTAATTTGTCGCTAATGGCCAAGGGAATGGCAGGCATCAGCAGCGTGTGCACCGTTTTCGCGGAAAGCGAGGTGGTTTCTCTGGTGGCGAAGAACCACCCCAAAGATGAGATCATAAAAGGTCTACATTGCGCGATAGTCAATCGCGTTTGGAGCATGTTTATGAGCGTGGCCGCGGGTGGCAAAGTGACCATGACCGGGGGTGTAGCCAAGAACCGAGGCGTGGTGGCCTTGTTTGAGGAGAAAGCGGGCAGTCCCATACTTATTCATGAAGATCCGCAGATCGTGGGGGCCTTCGGCGCAGCGCTCTTTGCCAAGCGAGGGTGA